The sequence below is a genomic window from Cicer arietinum cultivar CDC Frontier isolate Library 1 chromosome 6, Cicar.CDCFrontier_v2.0, whole genome shotgun sequence.
AAGCCGAGTTAGTCagaaatctttaattttttgtacTAATTGTGTTATACTATCTTTGTGTGTCCTATGCCATATCATATCCATTCTTTTTACTTTAGAGATTGGTATTTGAAATGTTGCTTAACAGATGTAATATTTTCTGTAGGTTGAATCTCCCTCTCATTTTGTTGGACTGGTTTTGGAGAATTGTAATCTTCCACATGCAAACCATGGACATGTTATCTTGGGTGATCCTTCACCAATTTTGTTCTACCCTATCAGTAGTACTGAGATTCGTTGTTTGGTTGATGTGCCTGGCCAAAAATTACCTTCCCTTGGTAATGGTGAAATGGCTCATTATTTGAAAACTGTGGTAGCTCCTCAGGTACCATTATATCTTTACCTTGTCTTCATAATTGATAAGTCTTTCAAATCTCAAGTAAACCATTACTTTAGTTCCTAAACGTGTAAGGCAGTGTCATTACTCATTTTAGTCTATGAACGTATCGAAACTTCAAAAAAGGTGTTTGAGTGCtcttttgttgataattttatGGACCAAACTGACAAACGACAAATGAATGACACATTTGAAGCCAAAATAACTAGTAGAAGACACATTTGAAAATTGAAGTGATTAACACAAGACGCATTCGAAGATGTTTCTGTAATTTTATACATTTAGGACTATAGTGACAATGTCTGGcatattcaaaatttcaaatacttAAATGTTGTTTACTCTTCCAAGTAATAAACATTCTACCTCTTCAAGCTATAGATACTCAATACTTTTGTGATTAATCTATGTTTCATATTGCTTCAACTAAATGAGGAATTAATTATATGTTCAGGTTCCTCCAGAGTTGTATGCTTCATTTATAGCAGCAGTTGATAAAGGAAACATAAGAAGCATGCCAAACAGAAGCATGCCTGCATCACCTTATCCCACCCCTGGGGCTCTTCTGATGGGAGATGCCTTCAATATGCGTCACCCGTTAACAGGAGGTGGAATGACTGTGGCTTTGTCTGACATTGTTGTGCTGAGAAATTTACTTAAACCTCTACATGACCTGCATGATGCTTCTGCTCTTTGCAAATACCTTGAATCATTCTACACCCTACGCAAGGTTGGTTCTAAGatgacaaataaattttaaatgaattgattTTAGTTACAAGTGGTTTATGTCTGGATACATTCGCGTAAAAgtatattgaataataaatttaaatataaaaatcatgttTGGAGTTAAAATCTACAAATCACGCTTGAAGTGGGAGTCAGCACTAGAGGGAAAATCATTTTTAGTAATCACGTCATCCacacatatcaaaatcaattgtCTTTGGAATCGCTTTTGAACTTTGTTAGTAAGTAGTAACTAGTGCAATGTTTAAACTTTAACGAattctaaaaaaagaaaagaaaacttatTGCATTGCTTGACTCTATTTTTTGCAGCCAGTGGCATCTACAATAAACACATTAGCAGGTGCATTGTACAAAGTATTTTGTGCCTCACCTGATCCAGCTAGAAAGGAAATGCGCCAAGCATGTTTTGATTATTTGAGCCTTGGAGGTGTTTTCTCAGATGGACCAATAGCTCTACTCTCTGGTCTCAATCCTCGTCCGCTCAGCTTGGTTCTCCATTTCTTTGCTGTCGCTATATATGGTGTTGGCCGTCTGCTGATACCGTTTCCTTCCCCGAAACGAATGTGGATTGGAGCTAGATTGATTTCAGTAAGTACTTTTCCTTTTCATTATTTGGTACCACAATCTCATCATATAGTAATATAGTTATTGGCTGAAACTGCAACAAATTTAGAGTTATGaatcaaatttcattttttcatgATATTGCAGGGTGCATCAGGTATAATTTTCCCAATTATCAAGGCTGAAGGAGTAAGACAAATGTTTTTCCCAGCAACTGTGCCAGCATATTACAGAATGCCTCCTGTCTATTAACATATTATTATAAGATAAAAAGACATGGAGGATATGCAACCTGTATTATGGTGAATTCTATTCTATCATTAGGAAAATGTGCTACTGCAATCTGTATTATtgtactataatttttttcagtTGAAAATTTTGGACAAAAAACATTGCAAAATCAAACTTCTAAGCTAAAGCACAAAAATGCTATTATTTTGACTTATCTATGTTTATATAGTAGGTTTCTGTGCTTGTTGAAGACTATGTGTTTCCTCGGTTTTATGTTGGGATGTGTTTTACGTTAGAATTGAATAACCTGCACTCTAAGTAACTCACACACAGTTTTAGAGTAAATGTGTATTTTTGACTTATGGAATGAATGAACTAAATAGAGAGGACCAATTCTTCTT
It includes:
- the LOC101496784 gene encoding squalene monooxygenase SE1-like — translated: MEYEYMLGVILACSLALVFVVYSFAEKKKVTETGSSENVKSSNQCAKTSENGEADIIIVGAGVAGAALAYTLGKDGRQVHVIERDLSEPDRIVGELLQPGGYLKLLELGLEDCVDEIDSQRVFGYALYKDGKNTKLSYPLESFSSDVCGRSFHNGRFIQRMRQKASSLPNVKLEQGSVTSLLEENGTIIGVNYKTKSGQEFTAKAPLTIVCDGCFSNLRRSLCDPKVESPSHFVGLVLENCNLPHANHGHVILGDPSPILFYPISSTEIRCLVDVPGQKLPSLGNGEMAHYLKTVVAPQVPPELYASFIAAVDKGNIRSMPNRSMPASPYPTPGALLMGDAFNMRHPLTGGGMTVALSDIVVLRNLLKPLHDLHDASALCKYLESFYTLRKPVASTINTLAGALYKVFCASPDPARKEMRQACFDYLSLGGVFSDGPIALLSGLNPRPLSLVLHFFAVAIYGVGRLLIPFPSPKRMWIGARLISGASGIIFPIIKAEGVRQMFFPATVPAYYRMPPVY